AGGGCCACGGGCTGTACGGCTGGCTGCGCCAGATCGCGGTCAACAAGGCGTACGACCTGCACCGCCGGTCGCAGCGCCAGCGGCGGCTCGCCGAGGCCCTCGCCGCCGAGCTCGCGGCGACGGCGCCGCCGGCGTGCGGGCCGGACGCGCTGCTGATCGCCCGCCAGGAGACCGCGATCAACCGGCGGCGCATCGCCGAGGCCCTCGCGCGCATTCCCGACCGCTACCGGCGCGCCATCGAGCTGCGGCTGATCGACGAGTTGCCGCGCGACGAGTGTGCTGCCACGCTCAACGTGACGGTCGGCACGTTCGACGTGTTGCTTTATCGCGCCGTCCGCGCGTTCCGGCGCGCATTCGGAGACCGAGACGAATGATCCGCGACGACGACATCCCCGCGCCCGACGCGCCGGCCGATCCGG
This genomic interval from Deltaproteobacteria bacterium contains the following:
- a CDS encoding RNA polymerase sigma factor, yielding MGTRFPNEPVASQPAVDAASLERERRLIEEAQRGNLDALRPLLDTYAAPLYANVILPRVGEPATAEDVLRDTFLTAVTKIQSFRWQGHGLYGWLRQIAVNKAYDLHRRSQRQRRLAEALAAELAATAPPACGPDALLIARQETAINRRRIAEALARIPDRYRRAIELRLIDELPRDECAATLNVTVGTFDVLLYRAVRAFRRAFGDRDE